In one window of Lacticaseibacillus casei DSM 20011 = JCM 1134 = ATCC 393 DNA:
- a CDS encoding helix-turn-helix transcriptional regulator, with amino-acid sequence MDDQNVIAIRNALSTLFLDEVNRAREEQSQHDRYLLKMELCAYLKISNNTLDKWIELGLPRINICGVVRYDRDAVDGWLRKRVEGW; translated from the coding sequence ATGGACGATCAGAACGTGATTGCGATTCGTAACGCTCTGTCTACCTTGTTTCTCGATGAAGTTAACAGGGCTCGCGAAGAACAATCACAGCATGATCGGTACCTGTTGAAGATGGAGTTGTGCGCGTACTTGAAGATTTCTAACAATACCTTGGACAAGTGGATTGAGCTTGGCCTACCAAGAATCAACATCTGTGGTGTTGTTCGCTATGATCGCGACGCAGTTGATGGATGGCTTCGCAAACGCGTTGAAGGATGGTAA
- a CDS encoding energy-coupling factor transporter transmembrane component T family protein — protein MDKLLLGRYIPGHSWIHELDPRTKLMASFYYIGIVFLANNWQTYLMMFVATLFMIWLSGIRIGFFLRGVRPLIWLILFTVALQVLFVRGGTVYWHWGWLWITKLGLINGAFIFVRFVLIIFMSTLLTLTTQPLSLADAVESLLKPLRVIRVPVTELALVLQIALRFVPTLMDQTTKIMNAQRARGVDFGEGNIFQQMKAVVPLLIPLFVSSFTTADELATAMEARGYQGGDDRTKYRILRYHQRDWIAAGGMAVLTGLLLLLRAY, from the coding sequence GTGGATAAGCTTCTGCTTGGCCGGTATATTCCGGGCCATTCATGGATTCATGAGTTGGATCCGCGGACTAAACTGATGGCGAGTTTCTATTATATTGGCATTGTTTTTCTCGCCAACAACTGGCAGACATATTTAATGATGTTTGTTGCCACCTTATTCATGATCTGGCTATCCGGTATTCGGATTGGCTTTTTCCTGCGTGGCGTGCGACCGTTGATTTGGCTGATTCTGTTTACCGTTGCCCTCCAGGTTCTGTTTGTGCGTGGCGGTACGGTTTACTGGCATTGGGGCTGGTTATGGATCACGAAGCTTGGGCTGATTAATGGTGCCTTTATTTTCGTTCGGTTTGTGTTGATCATTTTCATGTCGACCTTATTAACCTTGACCACGCAGCCATTGTCGTTGGCGGATGCGGTTGAAAGCTTGCTCAAACCATTACGCGTGATTCGGGTACCGGTCACCGAACTGGCACTGGTTTTGCAGATTGCCTTGCGTTTCGTCCCGACTTTAATGGATCAGACGACTAAAATTATGAATGCGCAGCGTGCGCGCGGCGTCGATTTCGGTGAAGGTAACATTTTCCAACAGATGAAAGCTGTCGTACCATTGCTGATTCCACTGTTTGTTTCCAGTTTTACCACTGCGGATGAGCTGGCCACGGCGATGGAAGCACGTGGCTATCAAGGCGGCGATGATCGCACGAAGTATCGAATCTTACGTTACCATCAGCGCGATTGGATTGCTGCAGGCGGGATGGCTGTTTTGACTGGGTTGTTGCTTTTGCTGCGGGCGTATTAG
- the rpsI gene encoding 30S ribosomal protein S9, translated as MAQVQYAGTGRRKNSVARVRLVPGTGKITMNGKDVRDYLPYENLITDLTQPFGITETTGSYDVLVNVNGGGFSGQAGATRHGIARALLTVDPDFRGPLKKAGMLTRDPRMKERKKYGLKKARKASQFSKR; from the coding sequence GTGGCACAAGTACAATATGCAGGTACAGGTCGTCGCAAGAACTCCGTTGCCCGGGTCCGTTTGGTTCCCGGCACCGGCAAGATCACGATGAACGGTAAAGACGTTCGCGACTACCTTCCATATGAAAACCTGATCACCGATTTAACTCAGCCATTTGGCATCACCGAAACCACTGGCAGCTACGACGTTCTTGTTAACGTCAATGGCGGCGGCTTCTCTGGCCAAGCTGGCGCAACTCGTCACGGCATTGCCCGTGCCCTGTTGACAGTTGACCCTGACTTCCGCGGCCCACTTAAGAAGGCCGGCATGCTGACCCGTGACCCTCGTATGAAGGAACGGAAGAAGTACGGTCTCAAGAAGGCACGTAAAGCATCACAATTTAGCAAACGGTAA
- a CDS encoding ABC transporter permease — protein MFLAIKEILHNKARYLLVVVTFVLIAYLVFFLTGLATGLARNNRTAIDALPGDYVLMSKYANKNLLSSSLTKQQVDKVANKHTAVLGQVSVVAENTSTDKKVNSNVFGINLDGKLKPTVTSGRMPRNNHEVLADDSVTNEGLHKGDRITLNGSDQKYRIVGFTHDRRFYTVPVFYTTLTTFRQLKYGQANAANVSIVISSRPFKTIPAKTQQIDRATLINNIPGYTAETSTFALMIGAMIGIMLLIIGIFMYILTIQKISMYGVMRAQGIRTRSIIAALFWQILILAVIGVGIGAGLLGLTQFILPKTMPFYANTALFSSIAAALIVMSLVGGLFSLRRIIKVDPLAAIGGGE, from the coding sequence ATGTTTCTTGCCATTAAAGAAATTCTACACAACAAGGCGCGCTATCTTTTAGTTGTCGTCACGTTTGTCCTCATTGCCTACCTTGTCTTCTTCTTGACGGGGCTGGCAACCGGACTGGCACGCAACAACCGCACTGCGATTGACGCCTTGCCTGGTGATTATGTGTTGATGTCCAAATACGCTAACAAAAACCTGCTGAGCTCCAGCCTGACCAAACAGCAGGTCGACAAAGTTGCTAACAAGCACACCGCCGTGCTCGGCCAGGTTTCGGTGGTCGCCGAGAATACCAGCACAGACAAGAAAGTCAATAGCAACGTTTTTGGGATTAACCTCGATGGTAAGTTGAAGCCGACTGTCACCAGTGGCCGCATGCCGAGAAACAATCATGAGGTTCTGGCCGACGATAGTGTGACCAACGAAGGTCTGCACAAAGGTGATCGCATCACACTCAATGGCAGTGACCAAAAGTACCGGATTGTCGGGTTCACGCATGATCGCCGCTTCTACACTGTACCTGTATTTTATACAACTTTGACAACTTTTCGCCAATTAAAGTATGGCCAAGCCAACGCGGCCAATGTTTCAATCGTCATCAGTAGTCGCCCGTTTAAGACAATTCCCGCCAAAACCCAACAAATTGATCGAGCGACCTTGATCAACAACATCCCTGGCTATACCGCCGAAACATCCACCTTTGCACTGATGATTGGCGCTATGATCGGGATTATGTTACTGATTATCGGCATTTTTATGTATATTTTGACGATTCAAAAAATCTCGATGTACGGCGTCATGCGAGCGCAAGGTATTCGTACCCGATCTATTATCGCTGCGTTGTTCTGGCAAATTCTGATCCTTGCCGTCATCGGGGTTGGCATTGGCGCCGGATTGCTAGGACTCACTCAGTTCATTTTGCCAAAAACGATGCCGTTCTATGCTAACACCGCACTCTTCTCAAGTATTGCCGCTGCTCTGATTGTGATGTCATTAGTCGGTGGCCTGTTCTCGCTGCGCCGCATTATTAAAGTCGACCCATTAGCTGCCATCGGAGGAGGAGAATAG
- a CDS encoding TetR/AcrR family transcriptional regulator → MNQREQQKKATIARILAAAQTLFMTNGYASVTTRMIAEASNVQQPLLYHYFGTKEKLYLAVVMQVSDSMAAKIASAQTGSGSLAAKVNHLGHVLTDDNDMNLQMVIHDIASLKASARGRVFKAWQDSLLAPLDRFFAGFQSELLKVYQPREVTLYFLNVLAVYLRPSNTAENGGFQQQLPLDRALQMFCTGVSRTDEKK, encoded by the coding sequence ATGAATCAACGAGAACAGCAAAAGAAGGCGACCATTGCACGCATTTTGGCCGCAGCGCAGACATTATTTATGACTAACGGCTATGCCAGCGTCACGACGCGGATGATTGCTGAAGCCAGCAACGTGCAGCAACCGTTGCTGTATCACTACTTCGGCACCAAAGAAAAACTGTACTTGGCAGTGGTGATGCAGGTGAGTGACAGCATGGCGGCCAAAATCGCATCGGCGCAAACCGGCAGTGGCAGTCTAGCCGCTAAGGTGAACCATTTAGGGCATGTTTTGACCGATGACAATGATATGAACCTGCAGATGGTGATTCACGATATCGCCAGCTTGAAGGCCAGCGCGCGCGGACGGGTTTTCAAGGCATGGCAGGACAGTCTGCTCGCGCCGTTAGATCGCTTTTTTGCGGGTTTTCAATCAGAATTACTGAAGGTGTATCAGCCTCGCGAAGTCACGTTATATTTTTTAAACGTTCTGGCTGTTTATTTGCGACCGTCTAATACTGCAGAAAACGGTGGCTTCCAACAACAACTGCCACTTGATCGGGCGTTGCAGATGTTTTGTACGGGTGTTAGCCGAACGGACGAAAAAAAGTGA
- a CDS encoding cysteine peptidase family C39 domain-containing protein has protein sequence MRVTGNFWVRHVNRCDYVPQADARESSVAALRMVLKFYGAEISPTRLRALAEVDQTGTTLDDLIHAAEALHFTTKSGISITPKRLNETPLIVASRDAQAGQQRFAVVFKITKRHLLVADPDVTVGVKWLSYQQFNQTWAAAGAIIKQRLNHTAVKMPSSPLRTIKALILQQKVALVHLILAVLATTGTSVAGAFFLQIIVDTYLPNGLMRPLAIMALALMGAGLFEAVLTWGRELLLGMLDQRLMIDVTLAYVRRLYAMPLPFLNRQRQALTAQVAETNRLIGVAAKTLATQWLETLAATILLVLLVGMNWKLALLAVLAIFGMPY, from the coding sequence ATGAGGGTTACCGGGAATTTTTGGGTGAGACATGTCAATCGGTGTGACTATGTGCCACAAGCTGACGCGCGAGAAAGCAGCGTTGCAGCTTTGCGCATGGTTTTAAAATTTTATGGGGCAGAGATATCACCGACGCGTTTGCGGGCACTGGCTGAAGTGGACCAGACCGGGACGACATTAGATGACCTGATTCATGCTGCCGAGGCACTTCATTTCACAACGAAAAGTGGTATCAGCATCACCCCGAAGCGTTTAAACGAAACCCCGCTTATTGTGGCGAGCCGAGACGCGCAGGCCGGCCAGCAGCGCTTTGCTGTTGTCTTCAAAATCACCAAACGGCATTTGTTGGTAGCAGATCCTGATGTGACGGTTGGTGTTAAGTGGTTATCCTATCAACAATTCAACCAAACCTGGGCTGCAGCTGGCGCTATTATTAAACAGAGATTGAACCATACAGCCGTTAAAATGCCTTCATCACCTTTACGGACGATTAAAGCGTTGATTTTGCAGCAAAAAGTGGCTTTGGTGCATTTGATACTTGCGGTGCTAGCGACAACAGGTACCAGTGTTGCAGGAGCTTTTTTCCTCCAGATCATTGTGGATACTTATCTGCCGAATGGATTAATGAGGCCGTTAGCCATCATGGCGCTTGCACTAATGGGAGCAGGGCTTTTTGAAGCAGTGCTGACCTGGGGCCGTGAGCTTTTGTTGGGGATGTTGGATCAGCGGCTCATGATTGATGTGACCTTGGCCTACGTGCGGCGGTTATACGCAATGCCGTTGCCTTTTTTGAATCGACAACGACAAGCGCTCACTGCGCAAGTGGCTGAAACGAATCGACTCATTGGGGTTGCTGCCAAAACACTTGCGACCCAATGGCTTGAAACACTTGCTGCGACAATATTACTTGTTTTACTGGTTGGTATGAACTGGAAGTTGGCGCTACTAGCCGTTCTGGCTATATTCGGGATGCCTTACTGA
- a CDS encoding ATP-binding cassette domain-containing protein, whose amino-acid sequence MWLFRDRLRAAGYATSQSDVALSTEITEGLRGVEAMQALRAEPDLFRRVDQAFADDLHKKFAQLQFVQLERAVQRAFHFILTVGLLWLGAGMVLTQQLSLGQLVAFAALFVYFISHLTQVVRLQPQRQLIAVADSRLRDLPSSSAADQQRRVSETQQIAGTIKLSQVTFGYRQKQPVLQKIDLSIMPNHNMAIVGASGAGKTTLARLIDGLWPLDAGSETITFNQTNINDIHLSLLRQYVAYVPERPVIFSGSILDNLRLGNRSDVTDDDMDAASETAEIADDITNLPNLVYTLVDANTATLTASQKQRLAIARALLSPAKVLIFDGTFSQIESAMAERILDRLFAIKDRTIILMTQQPQLARNADKIVVLVNGRIVEQGSYPILFAKHGYYVQMLRR is encoded by the coding sequence ATGTGGCTTTTTCGTGATCGTTTGCGAGCAGCCGGTTACGCTACGAGTCAGTCCGATGTGGCGCTTAGCACCGAAATTACTGAAGGCCTTCGTGGCGTTGAGGCAATGCAGGCGTTACGTGCCGAACCTGATCTTTTTCGGCGAGTTGATCAGGCGTTTGCCGATGATTTACATAAAAAGTTTGCTCAGCTGCAGTTTGTGCAACTTGAACGGGCGGTGCAGCGGGCGTTTCATTTCATTTTAACAGTCGGTCTTTTATGGCTAGGTGCCGGCATGGTCTTAACGCAACAACTTAGCCTCGGCCAATTGGTAGCATTTGCTGCCTTATTCGTTTACTTTATCAGCCACTTGACACAGGTGGTGCGGTTGCAGCCGCAACGGCAATTAATCGCTGTTGCCGACAGCCGTTTGCGTGATCTTCCGTCAAGCAGTGCGGCTGATCAACAACGGCGCGTCAGTGAGACGCAACAAATTGCCGGGACGATTAAATTAAGCCAAGTTACGTTTGGCTATCGGCAAAAACAGCCGGTTTTACAAAAGATTGATTTATCGATTATGCCAAATCATAACATGGCAATCGTTGGCGCAAGTGGTGCTGGTAAAACGACTTTGGCACGTTTGATTGATGGCTTATGGCCACTCGACGCCGGAAGTGAAACGATCACTTTTAACCAAACGAATATCAATGACATTCACTTGTCGCTACTACGCCAATATGTTGCCTATGTTCCAGAACGACCGGTGATTTTCTCCGGCTCCATCCTGGACAATCTGCGTCTTGGCAATCGATCTGACGTGACTGATGATGATATGGATGCTGCTTCTGAAACGGCCGAGATTGCCGATGACATTACAAACCTGCCAAACCTAGTCTACACACTGGTTGATGCCAATACTGCAACGCTGACAGCGAGTCAAAAACAGCGGCTGGCAATCGCCCGGGCGCTACTATCGCCGGCAAAAGTGCTTATTTTTGACGGGACTTTTAGTCAGATCGAAAGTGCCATGGCTGAGCGAATCCTTGATCGCCTATTTGCGATCAAGGACCGAACGATTATTTTAATGACGCAACAACCGCAGCTAGCGCGTAATGCCGATAAAATTGTTGTGTTGGTTAATGGCCGCATCGTTGAGCAGGGAAGCTATCCGATTTTGTTTGCCAAGCACGGGTATTATGTCCAAATGCTGAGGAGGTAG
- a CDS encoding energy-coupling factor ABC transporter ATP-binding protein: MDITFDHVSFTYQAGTPFAGDGIKDVSGTIHDGSYTAIIGHTGSGKSTILQHLNALLKPTSGTVTIGDKVITNETNNKNLKPLRQKVGMVFQFAENQLFEQTVAKDIAFGPQNFGVSEQDALALADKMVAMVGLPHDVLEKSPFDLSGGQMRRVAIAGVLAMQPEVLVLDEPTAGLDPAGRHEMMTMFERLHREQGQTIVLVTHQMDDVADYADTVWVMAKGRLIKTGTPREIFSDPEWLKANQLGLPKTAQMAQQLTAKGFHFDPQPLTETELADQLLPQIGGGQRG, encoded by the coding sequence GTGGACATTACATTCGACCATGTGAGCTTTACCTATCAGGCAGGTACACCTTTCGCCGGTGATGGCATTAAAGATGTTTCCGGCACGATTCATGATGGCAGTTATACCGCGATCATTGGCCATACAGGTTCTGGGAAGTCAACGATTCTCCAGCACTTAAATGCGTTGTTAAAGCCAACATCCGGTACGGTGACGATTGGTGACAAGGTGATCACCAACGAAACGAATAATAAAAATTTAAAACCATTGCGGCAAAAAGTCGGCATGGTGTTTCAGTTTGCCGAAAACCAGTTGTTTGAACAAACCGTTGCCAAAGACATTGCGTTTGGTCCGCAGAATTTCGGTGTAAGTGAACAGGATGCTTTGGCATTGGCTGACAAAATGGTCGCCATGGTTGGATTACCACATGATGTGCTAGAAAAGTCGCCTTTCGACTTATCTGGTGGGCAAATGCGGCGGGTTGCCATTGCCGGAGTATTGGCCATGCAGCCTGAAGTCTTGGTTCTGGATGAGCCCACAGCTGGATTGGATCCGGCCGGTCGCCACGAGATGATGACGATGTTTGAACGGTTGCATCGAGAACAAGGCCAAACCATCGTCCTTGTGACCCACCAAATGGACGACGTAGCTGATTATGCCGACACCGTATGGGTGATGGCAAAGGGACGCCTGATTAAAACGGGCACGCCGCGGGAAATCTTCAGTGATCCAGAATGGTTGAAAGCCAACCAGTTGGGACTACCTAAAACCGCCCAGATGGCGCAACAGTTGACAGCAAAGGGGTTCCATTTTGATCCGCAGCCGTTGACTGAGACCGAGCTGGCTGATCAGCTGTTACCGCAGATTGGGGGTGGCCAGCGTGGATAA
- a CDS encoding site-specific integrase: MSITKTDAGTYFVEVFYPKDIRGILGVKVPRYRKTVATKLEARTLQKQVDEKIKEAQKTQSASAIKKNGEMLFKNFYREVWWPLYAAGATGRIRIIPSEETQANTRNIFRLHLLPMFGEYSMTYLNLNKQFVMQELAILSEKYANIRTVKSYVSQMFDTAEMVDFIDVNRLEKAISSIGSPKKERLATRRKMTGESLSADEMVAWLDAANTDHENGKLSDQDYLLLLLTLHLGDRKGESYGLQWKHVDFNTGYVLIIQALKKSGKVGPTKAKKETSHALPPILIPMLREWHDKQAIELVEVNLESGPNQFLFTYTNFQGGINQPLHADYLNYRLNSIYKRHPDLVRVTPHKLRHTFSTLARQGGASLQLISEALSHSSIKTTRVYVNTPDIVGLDVHDKFAERIAQARANSLAQEMKLNEIH; this comes from the coding sequence ATGTCTATTACTAAAACTGATGCAGGCACTTACTTTGTGGAGGTGTTCTACCCTAAAGATATTCGCGGCATTCTTGGCGTGAAAGTTCCACGTTACCGTAAAACCGTAGCGACAAAGTTGGAAGCCAGAACGCTGCAAAAACAGGTCGATGAGAAAATTAAGGAGGCTCAAAAAACACAATCAGCAAGTGCTATCAAGAAGAACGGGGAAATGCTATTCAAGAACTTTTACCGCGAAGTCTGGTGGCCGCTGTACGCTGCTGGCGCAACCGGACGTATTCGTATTATTCCTTCAGAGGAAACTCAAGCGAATACACGCAATATTTTCCGACTTCACCTGCTTCCAATGTTCGGCGAGTATTCAATGACTTACTTAAATCTCAATAAGCAGTTCGTCATGCAAGAACTGGCAATTCTGTCAGAGAAGTACGCAAACATTCGCACAGTCAAGTCTTACGTCAGTCAGATGTTTGATACCGCCGAAATGGTGGACTTCATCGATGTGAACCGGCTAGAAAAAGCTATTTCCTCCATCGGCAGTCCCAAAAAGGAACGGCTCGCCACTCGTCGCAAGATGACTGGCGAATCACTTTCCGCTGATGAAATGGTGGCTTGGCTCGACGCTGCCAACACAGATCACGAAAACGGCAAGTTAAGTGATCAAGATTATCTGTTACTTCTCCTTACACTCCACCTCGGAGATCGCAAGGGTGAATCATACGGATTGCAATGGAAGCACGTTGACTTCAACACCGGCTATGTTCTGATTATTCAAGCACTCAAGAAAAGCGGTAAGGTCGGTCCAACCAAGGCCAAGAAGGAAACCTCCCACGCTTTACCGCCGATTTTGATCCCGATGTTGAGAGAATGGCACGACAAACAAGCCATTGAACTCGTAGAAGTAAACCTAGAGTCTGGGCCAAACCAGTTTCTGTTTACCTACACGAACTTCCAAGGTGGGATCAACCAACCGTTACATGCCGACTATCTCAACTATCGTCTGAATTCAATCTATAAGCGCCACCCTGACCTCGTTCGGGTCACACCGCACAAGTTGCGGCATACGTTCTCAACACTTGCACGTCAAGGTGGTGCCAGCTTACAGCTGATCTCCGAAGCACTGTCACATTCCAGCATCAAGACCACGCGCGTGTATGTCAACACGCCTGATATTGTTGGTCTGGATGTTCATGATAAGTTCGCTGAACGAATCGCACAAGCAAGAGCGAACTCACTCGCACAGGAAATGAAACTCAACGAAATTCATTAA
- the truA gene encoding tRNA pseudouridine(38-40) synthase TruA, with product MTHYKVTLAYDGTNFAGYQVQPKQRTVQGVLQKALTKMTKGQPVHVDGSGRTDSGVHALGQVISFDYPGNIPAESMLRAMNSLMPLDIEILKAEIVAADFHARYSAKGKRYMYRVARGYYTNPFNRLYTGHYPYKLDVARIEVALKDLVGTHDFTSFAASGGVIKDKVRKIYEATVREDTATNELIFEFYGNGFLYNMVRILVATALEIGNGRREVHDFQRLFEVKDRQQARGTAPASGLYLKEVYY from the coding sequence TTGACGCATTATAAAGTGACATTAGCTTACGATGGCACCAACTTTGCCGGCTATCAGGTTCAGCCAAAACAACGGACGGTTCAAGGCGTGTTGCAAAAAGCCTTGACCAAAATGACGAAGGGCCAGCCGGTGCATGTAGACGGATCGGGGCGTACCGATTCAGGCGTTCATGCTTTAGGTCAGGTGATTAGCTTTGATTACCCGGGAAATATTCCTGCCGAGTCAATGCTGCGGGCGATGAATTCATTGATGCCTTTAGATATCGAGATATTGAAGGCAGAAATTGTCGCCGCGGACTTTCATGCGCGCTACTCGGCTAAAGGCAAGCGTTACATGTATCGGGTTGCGCGCGGCTATTATACGAATCCGTTTAATCGGCTTTATACTGGCCACTATCCCTATAAGCTGGATGTTGCCCGAATTGAAGTTGCTCTGAAGGATCTCGTCGGTACACATGACTTTACGAGCTTCGCTGCCAGTGGCGGTGTGATTAAGGATAAGGTCCGGAAGATTTACGAGGCGACGGTTCGCGAAGATACGGCGACAAATGAACTCATTTTTGAGTTTTATGGCAATGGTTTCTTGTACAACATGGTACGGATATTGGTTGCCACGGCGCTTGAGATCGGCAACGGCCGACGTGAAGTCCATGACTTTCAACGGCTGTTTGAAGTTAAGGACCGGCAGCAGGCAAGAGGGACAGCGCCTGCTTCGGGATTGTACTTGAAGGAAGTTTATTATTAA
- the rplM gene encoding 50S ribosomal protein L13, with amino-acid sequence MRTTFLAKPGEIERKWYVIDATDIALGRLSSVVASILRGKNKPQFTPNVDTGDNVIVINASKLKLTGKKASDKIYYRHSQHPGGLKHEIAGDLLRDNPARLVEYSVKKMLPTKNTLGHQQFLKLHVYAGEEHPHLAQKPEVLDISNLI; translated from the coding sequence GTGCGTACAACATTTTTGGCTAAGCCAGGTGAAATCGAACGTAAATGGTATGTGATTGACGCAACGGATATCGCGTTGGGTCGTCTGTCATCTGTCGTTGCTTCGATCTTGCGTGGTAAGAACAAGCCGCAATTCACCCCAAACGTTGATACCGGTGACAATGTGATCGTTATCAATGCTTCCAAGCTAAAGTTGACTGGCAAAAAAGCCTCAGACAAGATTTACTATCGTCACAGTCAGCATCCAGGTGGTTTGAAACATGAAATTGCTGGGGATCTCTTGCGGGACAACCCGGCACGTCTGGTTGAATATTCTGTTAAGAAGATGCTTCCGACCAAGAATACACTTGGCCATCAGCAATTCCTGAAGCTTCATGTCTATGCTGGGGAGGAACACCCGCATTTGGCACAGAAGCCAGAAGTACTCGACATTTCAAACTTAATCTAA
- a CDS encoding ABC transporter ATP-binding protein: MTNLVELTQVTKIYGSGRTAVTALQPTDFVLKAGEFSAIIGPSGSGKTTLLTIIGNLQRPSDGKVIINHQDTTHFTEHQRTDLRFNTFGFILQASNLIPFLTVKDQLALVDRFNHHKQHKMSKSELFDMLGITDLADNYPAALSGGERQRVAIARALYNDPPIVLADEPTASLDTKRALQVVQQLADIAHNTDRGVIMITHDTRLLDPVDTVYEMRDGHLRALPKSSLEKIQETAI, encoded by the coding sequence ATGACCAATCTCGTTGAATTAACCCAAGTAACGAAAATATACGGCAGCGGCCGCACTGCAGTCACGGCCTTGCAACCAACCGATTTCGTTTTGAAAGCCGGTGAATTTTCCGCGATTATCGGTCCTTCAGGCTCGGGAAAAACCACGCTGCTCACCATTATCGGTAATTTGCAGCGTCCTAGTGACGGCAAGGTCATCATCAATCATCAAGACACCACACACTTTACAGAGCATCAACGAACTGACCTGCGTTTCAACACATTCGGTTTTATCCTGCAAGCCAGCAATCTGATTCCCTTTTTAACTGTCAAAGATCAGCTGGCGTTAGTCGATCGGTTCAATCACCATAAACAGCACAAAATGTCGAAAAGCGAGTTATTCGACATGCTGGGCATCACCGACCTTGCTGACAACTACCCAGCCGCTCTTTCCGGCGGCGAACGCCAGCGGGTGGCGATTGCTCGAGCGCTCTACAATGATCCGCCTATTGTCTTAGCCGATGAGCCGACCGCCAGCCTAGACACCAAGCGTGCGCTGCAAGTCGTACAACAACTCGCCGATATTGCGCACAATACCGACCGTGGCGTCATCATGATCACTCACGACACCCGATTACTCGATCCCGTCGACACCGTTTATGAAATGCGCGACGGCCACCTCAGAGCCCTTCCTAAGTCCAGCTTGGAAAAAATTCAGGAAACCGCGATTTAG
- a CDS encoding HlyD family efflux transporter periplasmic adaptor subunit has product MQTITEQTIVADAKRIQQTLGKLEAKADDLRHASQPQTIKAPVTGLIYFRQSAVANQQIIGKKQVIGRILPEQNHQSSISFNLKVAKKDFSSVKRGQQVRVKVEPNAGDTPILTGKVTQIPSVNQLQQENLQITVQSRVSRSQLARLHDRITVDASIVTGSQSSWQALVRKLGI; this is encoded by the coding sequence TTGCAAACCATAACTGAACAAACGATCGTAGCAGACGCGAAACGCATCCAGCAAACCCTTGGAAAGCTTGAGGCAAAAGCCGATGACTTAAGGCACGCTAGCCAACCGCAAACTATTAAAGCACCAGTAACAGGGTTGATCTATTTTCGCCAGTCAGCGGTGGCTAATCAGCAAATCATCGGTAAAAAACAGGTAATTGGCCGGATTTTACCCGAGCAAAATCACCAATCTTCAATTAGCTTCAACTTGAAGGTCGCAAAAAAGGACTTTTCTAGCGTTAAACGTGGTCAGCAGGTGCGTGTAAAAGTCGAACCAAATGCTGGGGACACACCTATACTTACCGGAAAAGTCACGCAGATACCGTCAGTAAATCAGTTGCAGCAAGAAAACTTGCAGATAACGGTTCAGAGTCGGGTTAGTCGATCGCAACTTGCCCGGCTTCATGACAGAATAACGGTAGATGCTTCGATCGTTACTGGCTCGCAATCTTCCTGGCAGGCATTGGTGCGGAAACTTGGCATTTAA